The Flaviflexus equikiangi genome contains the following window.
CTCGCGGCGTGTTAGCCTGGTGAAGCCGTCTTATCGGCCACGGATGCGTCATGCCCGGGAGAACAGGCCCCGGAGCTCTGTGCAACGGAAAGAAATTGGAGAATCATGGCTCTCTCACCTGAGAAAAAGCAGCAGATCATCAAAGAGTACGCTACTCATGAGGGCGACACCGGCTCGCCGGAGGTGCAGGTAGCCCTGCTCTCTGAACGGATCAGTCAGCTGACCGAGCATTTCCGCTCGCACAAGCACGACCACCACTCCCGCCGCGGCCTCATGCTTCTGATTGGTCAGCGCAAGCGCCTTCTGAAGTACCTCGCTGCGGAAGACATCGAGCGTTACCGCTCACTGATCGCACGTCTCGGACTGCGTCGCTAGAACTCACGGCCCGGGCCCTCAGTGGCCCGGGCTTCCAGTTGCTCGACGTGGCCGTCGAGACAACACACTGAAGTACAACGAAGAAAATGGGGAGCAGGCAACCGGTCCTCGGTTGTGTGTTACGGGGCATGGTCCCGTGATGAGCAATCGATGGCCGTGGCTGGCTCCCAGAAAGTAGAGGAACCATGGAAGGTCCCGACGTTAAATTCGCTGAAGCAATCATTGATAATGGTTCATTCGGCACCCGCACTATCCGTTTCGAAACCGGGCTTCTCGCCCGCCAGGCCGCCGGCTCGACAATGGCCTACCTCGATGGCGAAACCGCCATCCTCTCCGCGACCGCGGTCTCGAAAGCACCGAAGGATCACTTCGATTTCTTCCCGCTGACCGTCGATGTCGAGGAGCGTGCCTACGCTGCCGGCCGCATCCCCGGATCGTTCTTCCGTCGTGAAGCACGCCCCGGCACGGACGCCATCCTGGCCTGCCGTCTCATCGACCGCCCGCTGCGCCCCGCCTTCGCGAAGGGCTTGCGCAACGAGGTCCAGGTCGTTGCGACCATCATGTCCGTCCATCCTGACGATGCGTACGACGTGCTCGCGATCAACGCGGCATCAATGTCGACCACGCTGTCCCCGCTGCCCTTCTCCGGTCCGATCGGCGGCGTCCGCGTTGCCCTCATCGACAACCAGTGGGTTGCGTTCCCCCGTTACTCCGAGCTCAACCGCGCCTCGTTCACCATGGTTGTGGCCGGCCGCATCGTCGAAGACGATGTTGCTGTCATGATGGTGGAAGCAGAAGCCGGCGAGTACGCCTGGGATCTGATCCAGGCCGGCGCGCAGGCTCCCACCGAGGAGACCGTCGCTGAAGGCCTCGAAGCCGCGAAGAGCTTCATCCGGGTTCTCTGCGAAGCACAGCAGCAGCTCGTCGACGAAGCGGGCAAGGA
Protein-coding sequences here:
- the rpsO gene encoding 30S ribosomal protein S15; this translates as MALSPEKKQQIIKEYATHEGDTGSPEVQVALLSERISQLTEHFRSHKHDHHSRRGLMLLIGQRKRLLKYLAAEDIERYRSLIARLGLRR